A genome region from Euphorbia lathyris chromosome 4, ddEupLath1.1, whole genome shotgun sequence includes the following:
- the LOC136226471 gene encoding beta-glucosidase 16-like isoform X6: MKSLGFDAYRFSISWSRLLPNGSIRGGINQRGIDYYNNLINELLRNGMKAMITLFHWDLPQGLEDEYGGFLSSKIVNDFSDYAELCFRNYGDRVKEWITLNEPYTYAAEGYGNGEKAPGRCSSLNCSGGDSSTEPYLVTHHQLLAHAAAVRLYKLKFQASQKGVIGITLNSNWILPLSNSTTDLLAASRALAFQYDWFMEPLNSGVYPLEMLNYVGKRMPMFSKQQSLMVKGSFDFIGLNYYTSKYGIDVPCKTKDFGFFTDSCVLLATNNKDGIPIGPQTGSDWLYVYPKGIEQLLLYTKSKFNNPTIYITENGVSDLDSNSVSAVLNDNLRVRYFNDHLLFVQKAIAKGVNVKGYFAWSLLDNFEWNDGYSVRFGMVFVDYQNGLKRHLKDSAIWFNQFLLSHSGNALWIGN; the protein is encoded by the exons ATGAAGAGCTTAGGTTTTGATGCTTACAGGTTCTCAATATCTTGGTCTAGACTATTGCCAA ATGGTAGCATTAGAGGAGGAATCAATCAACGAGGCATCGATTATTACAATAATCTTATTAATGAGCTCCTACGGAATGGTATGAAAGCTATGATCACATTATTTCACTGGGATCTTCCGCAAGGACTTGAAGATGAATACGGTGGTTTTTTAAGCTCCAAAATTGTAAATGATTTTAGTGATTATGCAGAGCTATGCTTTCGAAATTACGGTGATAGAGTAAAGGAATGGATAACTTTGAATGAGCCATATACTTATGCAGCTGAGGGATACGGTAATGGTGAAAAAGCACCTGGTCGCTGTTCTAGTTTGAATTGCAGTGGTGGTGATTCTAGTACCGAACCTTATCTAGTCACACACCACCAGCTTCTTGCTCATGCTGCCGCTGTTAGACTCTATAAACTCAAATTTCAAGCTTCTCAAAAGGGTGTTATTGGGATTACATTAAACTCTAATTGGATTCTACCTCTTTCCAATTCAACTACTGATTTATTAGCTGCATCCAGAGCTCTTGCTTTCCAGTATGATTGGTTTATGGAACCACTCAATTCTGGTGTATATCCACTAGAAATGCTCAACTATGTGGGAAAAAGAATGCCTATGTTTTCTAAGCAACAATCCTTGATGGTTAAAGGCTCCTTTGATTTTATTGGCCTAAATTATTATACTTCAAAATATGGGATTGATGTTCCTTGCAAGACTAAGGACTTTGGATTCTTCACTGACTCTTGTGTTCTGCTTGCAACTAATAATAAAGATGGGATTCCTATTGGACCACAG ACAGGATCTGATTGGCTTTATGTTTACCCAAAAGGAATTGAACAACTTTTGTTGTATACCAAATCCAAGTTTAACAATCCAACCATATATATAACTGAGAATG GAGTGAGTGATCTTGATTCTAATAGTGTATCTGCAGTGCTCAATGATAATTTGAGAGTACGCTACTTCAATGACCATCTTTTGTTTGTTCAAAAAGCAATTGC AAAAGGTGTGAATGTAAAAGGATACTTCGCATGGTCACTTCTAGACAACTTCGAATGGAATGATGGTTACTCAGTTCGATTTGGTATGGTGTTCGTAGATTATCAAAACGGATTGAAAAGGCATCTTAAAGACTCTGCCATCTGGTTTAACCAAtttcttctttctcattctg GCAATGCGCTATGGATTGGAAATTAG
- the LOC136226471 gene encoding beta-glucosidase 15-like isoform X5, whose protein sequence is MRINIFYYLLVLLPVYAEDFIESCTTSSDDLVSRSSFPDGFIFGTASSAYQYEGAANEDGRGPSIWDTFTLKYPNKIKDHTNGNVADDSYHRYKEDVAIMKSLGFDAYRFSISWSRLLPNGSIRGGINQRGIDYYNNLINELLRNELCFRNYGDRVKEWITLNEPYTYAAEGYGNGEKAPGRCSSLNCSGGDSSTEPYLVTHHQLLAHAAAVRLYKLKFQASQKGVIGITLNSNWILPLSNSTTDLLAASRALAFQYDWFMEPLNSGVYPLEMLNYVGKRMPMFSKQQSLMVKGSFDFIGLNYYTSKYGIDVPCKTKDFGFFTDSCVLLATNNKDGIPIGPQTGSDWLYVYPKGIEQLLLYTKSKFNNPTIYITENGVSDLDSNSVSAVLNDNLRVRYFNDHLLFVQKAIAKGVNVKGYFAWSLLDNFEWNDGYSVRFGMVFVDYQNGLKRHLKDSAIWFNQFLLSHSGNALWIGN, encoded by the exons atgagAATAAATATCTTTTACTATTTACTTGTGTTATTGCCTGTTTACGCAGAGGATTTTATAGAGAGTTGTACTACTAGTAGTGATGATCTTGTGTCGAGGAGTAGTTTTCCGGATGGGTTTATATTTGGGACAGCATCATCTGCTTACCAG TATGAAGGTGCTGCTAATGAAGATGGTAGAGGACCAAGTATTTGGGATACTTTCACTCTAAAATACCCAA ACAAGATTAAGGATCATACAAATGGAAACGTCGCCGACGACTCATACCATAGATACAAG GAAGATGTGGCTATAATGAAGAGCTTAGGTTTTGATGCTTACAGGTTCTCAATATCTTGGTCTAGACTATTGCCAA ATGGTAGCATTAGAGGAGGAATCAATCAACGAGGCATCGATTATTACAATAATCTTATTAATGAGCTCCTACGGAATG AGCTATGCTTTCGAAATTACGGTGATAGAGTAAAGGAATGGATAACTTTGAATGAGCCATATACTTATGCAGCTGAGGGATACGGTAATGGTGAAAAAGCACCTGGTCGCTGTTCTAGTTTGAATTGCAGTGGTGGTGATTCTAGTACCGAACCTTATCTAGTCACACACCACCAGCTTCTTGCTCATGCTGCCGCTGTTAGACTCTATAAACTCAAATTTCAAGCTTCTCAAAAGGGTGTTATTGGGATTACATTAAACTCTAATTGGATTCTACCTCTTTCCAATTCAACTACTGATTTATTAGCTGCATCCAGAGCTCTTGCTTTCCAGTATGATTGGTTTATGGAACCACTCAATTCTGGTGTATATCCACTAGAAATGCTCAACTATGTGGGAAAAAGAATGCCTATGTTTTCTAAGCAACAATCCTTGATGGTTAAAGGCTCCTTTGATTTTATTGGCCTAAATTATTATACTTCAAAATATGGGATTGATGTTCCTTGCAAGACTAAGGACTTTGGATTCTTCACTGACTCTTGTGTTCTGCTTGCAACTAATAATAAAGATGGGATTCCTATTGGACCACAG ACAGGATCTGATTGGCTTTATGTTTACCCAAAAGGAATTGAACAACTTTTGTTGTATACCAAATCCAAGTTTAACAATCCAACCATATATATAACTGAGAATG GAGTGAGTGATCTTGATTCTAATAGTGTATCTGCAGTGCTCAATGATAATTTGAGAGTACGCTACTTCAATGACCATCTTTTGTTTGTTCAAAAAGCAATTGC AAAAGGTGTGAATGTAAAAGGATACTTCGCATGGTCACTTCTAGACAACTTCGAATGGAATGATGGTTACTCAGTTCGATTTGGTATGGTGTTCGTAGATTATCAAAACGGATTGAAAAGGCATCTTAAAGACTCTGCCATCTGGTTTAACCAAtttcttctttctcattctg GCAATGCGCTATGGATTGGAAATTAG
- the LOC136226471 gene encoding beta-glucosidase 15-like isoform X4, with protein sequence MRINIFYYLLVLLPVYAEDFIESCTTSSDDLVSRSSFPDGFIFGTASSAYQYEGAANEDDKIKDHTNGNVADDSYHRYKEDVAIMKSLGFDAYRFSISWSRLLPNGSIRGGINQRGIDYYNNLINELLRNGMKAMITLFHWDLPQGLEDEYGGFLSSKIVNDFSDYAELCFRNYGDRVKEWITLNEPYTYAAEGYGNGEKAPGRCSSLNCSGGDSSTEPYLVTHHQLLAHAAAVRLYKLKFQASQKGVIGITLNSNWILPLSNSTTDLLAASRALAFQYDWFMEPLNSGVYPLEMLNYVGKRMPMFSKQQSLMVKGSFDFIGLNYYTSKYGIDVPCKTKDFGFFTDSCVLLATNNKDGIPIGPQTGSDWLYVYPKGIEQLLLYTKSKFNNPTIYITENGVSDLDSNSVSAVLNDNLRVRYFNDHLLFVQKAIAKGVNVKGYFAWSLLDNFEWNDGYSVRFGMVFVDYQNGLKRHLKDSAIWFNQFLLSHSGNALWIGN encoded by the exons atgagAATAAATATCTTTTACTATTTACTTGTGTTATTGCCTGTTTACGCAGAGGATTTTATAGAGAGTTGTACTACTAGTAGTGATGATCTTGTGTCGAGGAGTAGTTTTCCGGATGGGTTTATATTTGGGACAGCATCATCTGCTTACCAG TATGAAGGTGCTGCTAATGAAGATG ACAAGATTAAGGATCATACAAATGGAAACGTCGCCGACGACTCATACCATAGATACAAG GAAGATGTGGCTATAATGAAGAGCTTAGGTTTTGATGCTTACAGGTTCTCAATATCTTGGTCTAGACTATTGCCAA ATGGTAGCATTAGAGGAGGAATCAATCAACGAGGCATCGATTATTACAATAATCTTATTAATGAGCTCCTACGGAATGGTATGAAAGCTATGATCACATTATTTCACTGGGATCTTCCGCAAGGACTTGAAGATGAATACGGTGGTTTTTTAAGCTCCAAAATTGTAAATGATTTTAGTGATTATGCAGAGCTATGCTTTCGAAATTACGGTGATAGAGTAAAGGAATGGATAACTTTGAATGAGCCATATACTTATGCAGCTGAGGGATACGGTAATGGTGAAAAAGCACCTGGTCGCTGTTCTAGTTTGAATTGCAGTGGTGGTGATTCTAGTACCGAACCTTATCTAGTCACACACCACCAGCTTCTTGCTCATGCTGCCGCTGTTAGACTCTATAAACTCAAATTTCAAGCTTCTCAAAAGGGTGTTATTGGGATTACATTAAACTCTAATTGGATTCTACCTCTTTCCAATTCAACTACTGATTTATTAGCTGCATCCAGAGCTCTTGCTTTCCAGTATGATTGGTTTATGGAACCACTCAATTCTGGTGTATATCCACTAGAAATGCTCAACTATGTGGGAAAAAGAATGCCTATGTTTTCTAAGCAACAATCCTTGATGGTTAAAGGCTCCTTTGATTTTATTGGCCTAAATTATTATACTTCAAAATATGGGATTGATGTTCCTTGCAAGACTAAGGACTTTGGATTCTTCACTGACTCTTGTGTTCTGCTTGCAACTAATAATAAAGATGGGATTCCTATTGGACCACAG ACAGGATCTGATTGGCTTTATGTTTACCCAAAAGGAATTGAACAACTTTTGTTGTATACCAAATCCAAGTTTAACAATCCAACCATATATATAACTGAGAATG GAGTGAGTGATCTTGATTCTAATAGTGTATCTGCAGTGCTCAATGATAATTTGAGAGTACGCTACTTCAATGACCATCTTTTGTTTGTTCAAAAAGCAATTGC AAAAGGTGTGAATGTAAAAGGATACTTCGCATGGTCACTTCTAGACAACTTCGAATGGAATGATGGTTACTCAGTTCGATTTGGTATGGTGTTCGTAGATTATCAAAACGGATTGAAAAGGCATCTTAAAGACTCTGCCATCTGGTTTAACCAAtttcttctttctcattctg GCAATGCGCTATGGATTGGAAATTAG
- the LOC136226471 gene encoding beta-glucosidase 15-like isoform X2: MRINIFYYLLVLLPVYAEDFIESCTTSSDDLVSRSSFPDGFIFGTASSAYQYEGAANEDGRGPNKIKDHTNGNVADDSYHRYKEDVAIMKSLGFDAYRFSISWSRLLPNGSIRGGINQRGIDYYNNLINELLRNGMKAMITLFHWDLPQGLEDEYGGFLSSKIVNDFSDYAELCFRNYGDRVKEWITLNEPYTYAAEGYGNGEKAPGRCSSLNCSGGDSSTEPYLVTHHQLLAHAAAVRLYKLKFQASQKGVIGITLNSNWILPLSNSTTDLLAASRALAFQYDWFMEPLNSGVYPLEMLNYVGKRMPMFSKQQSLMVKGSFDFIGLNYYTSKYGIDVPCKTKDFGFFTDSCVLLATNNKDGIPIGPQTGSDWLYVYPKGIEQLLLYTKSKFNNPTIYITENGVSDLDSNSVSAVLNDNLRVRYFNDHLLFVQKAIAKGVNVKGYFAWSLLDNFEWNDGYSVRFGMVFVDYQNGLKRHLKDSAIWFNQFLLSHSGNALWIGN; encoded by the exons atgagAATAAATATCTTTTACTATTTACTTGTGTTATTGCCTGTTTACGCAGAGGATTTTATAGAGAGTTGTACTACTAGTAGTGATGATCTTGTGTCGAGGAGTAGTTTTCCGGATGGGTTTATATTTGGGACAGCATCATCTGCTTACCAG TATGAAGGTGCTGCTAATGAAGATGGTAGAGGACCAA ACAAGATTAAGGATCATACAAATGGAAACGTCGCCGACGACTCATACCATAGATACAAG GAAGATGTGGCTATAATGAAGAGCTTAGGTTTTGATGCTTACAGGTTCTCAATATCTTGGTCTAGACTATTGCCAA ATGGTAGCATTAGAGGAGGAATCAATCAACGAGGCATCGATTATTACAATAATCTTATTAATGAGCTCCTACGGAATGGTATGAAAGCTATGATCACATTATTTCACTGGGATCTTCCGCAAGGACTTGAAGATGAATACGGTGGTTTTTTAAGCTCCAAAATTGTAAATGATTTTAGTGATTATGCAGAGCTATGCTTTCGAAATTACGGTGATAGAGTAAAGGAATGGATAACTTTGAATGAGCCATATACTTATGCAGCTGAGGGATACGGTAATGGTGAAAAAGCACCTGGTCGCTGTTCTAGTTTGAATTGCAGTGGTGGTGATTCTAGTACCGAACCTTATCTAGTCACACACCACCAGCTTCTTGCTCATGCTGCCGCTGTTAGACTCTATAAACTCAAATTTCAAGCTTCTCAAAAGGGTGTTATTGGGATTACATTAAACTCTAATTGGATTCTACCTCTTTCCAATTCAACTACTGATTTATTAGCTGCATCCAGAGCTCTTGCTTTCCAGTATGATTGGTTTATGGAACCACTCAATTCTGGTGTATATCCACTAGAAATGCTCAACTATGTGGGAAAAAGAATGCCTATGTTTTCTAAGCAACAATCCTTGATGGTTAAAGGCTCCTTTGATTTTATTGGCCTAAATTATTATACTTCAAAATATGGGATTGATGTTCCTTGCAAGACTAAGGACTTTGGATTCTTCACTGACTCTTGTGTTCTGCTTGCAACTAATAATAAAGATGGGATTCCTATTGGACCACAG ACAGGATCTGATTGGCTTTATGTTTACCCAAAAGGAATTGAACAACTTTTGTTGTATACCAAATCCAAGTTTAACAATCCAACCATATATATAACTGAGAATG GAGTGAGTGATCTTGATTCTAATAGTGTATCTGCAGTGCTCAATGATAATTTGAGAGTACGCTACTTCAATGACCATCTTTTGTTTGTTCAAAAAGCAATTGC AAAAGGTGTGAATGTAAAAGGATACTTCGCATGGTCACTTCTAGACAACTTCGAATGGAATGATGGTTACTCAGTTCGATTTGGTATGGTGTTCGTAGATTATCAAAACGGATTGAAAAGGCATCTTAAAGACTCTGCCATCTGGTTTAACCAAtttcttctttctcattctg GCAATGCGCTATGGATTGGAAATTAG
- the LOC136226471 gene encoding beta-glucosidase 15-like isoform X1 — translation MRINIFYYLLVLLPVYAEDFIESCTTSSDDLVSRSSFPDGFIFGTASSAYQYEGAANEDGRGPSIWDTFTLKYPNKIKDHTNGNVADDSYHRYKEDVAIMKSLGFDAYRFSISWSRLLPNGSIRGGINQRGIDYYNNLINELLRNGMKAMITLFHWDLPQGLEDEYGGFLSSKIVNDFSDYAELCFRNYGDRVKEWITLNEPYTYAAEGYGNGEKAPGRCSSLNCSGGDSSTEPYLVTHHQLLAHAAAVRLYKLKFQASQKGVIGITLNSNWILPLSNSTTDLLAASRALAFQYDWFMEPLNSGVYPLEMLNYVGKRMPMFSKQQSLMVKGSFDFIGLNYYTSKYGIDVPCKTKDFGFFTDSCVLLATNNKDGIPIGPQTGSDWLYVYPKGIEQLLLYTKSKFNNPTIYITENGVSDLDSNSVSAVLNDNLRVRYFNDHLLFVQKAIAKGVNVKGYFAWSLLDNFEWNDGYSVRFGMVFVDYQNGLKRHLKDSAIWFNQFLLSHSGNALWIGN, via the exons atgagAATAAATATCTTTTACTATTTACTTGTGTTATTGCCTGTTTACGCAGAGGATTTTATAGAGAGTTGTACTACTAGTAGTGATGATCTTGTGTCGAGGAGTAGTTTTCCGGATGGGTTTATATTTGGGACAGCATCATCTGCTTACCAG TATGAAGGTGCTGCTAATGAAGATGGTAGAGGACCAAGTATTTGGGATACTTTCACTCTAAAATACCCAA ACAAGATTAAGGATCATACAAATGGAAACGTCGCCGACGACTCATACCATAGATACAAG GAAGATGTGGCTATAATGAAGAGCTTAGGTTTTGATGCTTACAGGTTCTCAATATCTTGGTCTAGACTATTGCCAA ATGGTAGCATTAGAGGAGGAATCAATCAACGAGGCATCGATTATTACAATAATCTTATTAATGAGCTCCTACGGAATGGTATGAAAGCTATGATCACATTATTTCACTGGGATCTTCCGCAAGGACTTGAAGATGAATACGGTGGTTTTTTAAGCTCCAAAATTGTAAATGATTTTAGTGATTATGCAGAGCTATGCTTTCGAAATTACGGTGATAGAGTAAAGGAATGGATAACTTTGAATGAGCCATATACTTATGCAGCTGAGGGATACGGTAATGGTGAAAAAGCACCTGGTCGCTGTTCTAGTTTGAATTGCAGTGGTGGTGATTCTAGTACCGAACCTTATCTAGTCACACACCACCAGCTTCTTGCTCATGCTGCCGCTGTTAGACTCTATAAACTCAAATTTCAAGCTTCTCAAAAGGGTGTTATTGGGATTACATTAAACTCTAATTGGATTCTACCTCTTTCCAATTCAACTACTGATTTATTAGCTGCATCCAGAGCTCTTGCTTTCCAGTATGATTGGTTTATGGAACCACTCAATTCTGGTGTATATCCACTAGAAATGCTCAACTATGTGGGAAAAAGAATGCCTATGTTTTCTAAGCAACAATCCTTGATGGTTAAAGGCTCCTTTGATTTTATTGGCCTAAATTATTATACTTCAAAATATGGGATTGATGTTCCTTGCAAGACTAAGGACTTTGGATTCTTCACTGACTCTTGTGTTCTGCTTGCAACTAATAATAAAGATGGGATTCCTATTGGACCACAG ACAGGATCTGATTGGCTTTATGTTTACCCAAAAGGAATTGAACAACTTTTGTTGTATACCAAATCCAAGTTTAACAATCCAACCATATATATAACTGAGAATG GAGTGAGTGATCTTGATTCTAATAGTGTATCTGCAGTGCTCAATGATAATTTGAGAGTACGCTACTTCAATGACCATCTTTTGTTTGTTCAAAAAGCAATTGC AAAAGGTGTGAATGTAAAAGGATACTTCGCATGGTCACTTCTAGACAACTTCGAATGGAATGATGGTTACTCAGTTCGATTTGGTATGGTGTTCGTAGATTATCAAAACGGATTGAAAAGGCATCTTAAAGACTCTGCCATCTGGTTTAACCAAtttcttctttctcattctg GCAATGCGCTATGGATTGGAAATTAG
- the LOC136226471 gene encoding beta-glucosidase 15-like isoform X3, whose amino-acid sequence MRINIFYYLLVLLPVYAEDFIESCTTSSDDLVSRSSFPDGFIFGTASSAYQYEGAANEDGRGPSIWDTFTLKYPNKIKDHTNGNVADDSYHRYKEDVAIMKSLGFDAYRFSISWSRLLPNGSIRGGINQRGIDYYNNLINELLRNGMKAMITLFHWDLPQGLEDEYGGFLSSKIVNDFSDYAELCFRNYGDRVKEWITLNEPYTYAAEGYGNGEKAPGRCSSLNCSGGDSSTEPYLVTHHQLLAHAAAVRLYKLKFQASQKGVIGITLNSNWILPLSNSTTDLLAASRALAFQYDWFMEPLNSGVYPLEMLNYVGKRMPMFSKQQSLMVKGSFDFIGLNYYTSKYGIDVPCKTKDFGFFTDSCVLLATNNKDGIPIGPQTGSDWLYVYPKGIEQLLLYTKSKFNNPTIYITENVLNDNLRVRYFNDHLLFVQKAIAKGVNVKGYFAWSLLDNFEWNDGYSVRFGMVFVDYQNGLKRHLKDSAIWFNQFLLSHSGNALWIGN is encoded by the exons atgagAATAAATATCTTTTACTATTTACTTGTGTTATTGCCTGTTTACGCAGAGGATTTTATAGAGAGTTGTACTACTAGTAGTGATGATCTTGTGTCGAGGAGTAGTTTTCCGGATGGGTTTATATTTGGGACAGCATCATCTGCTTACCAG TATGAAGGTGCTGCTAATGAAGATGGTAGAGGACCAAGTATTTGGGATACTTTCACTCTAAAATACCCAA ACAAGATTAAGGATCATACAAATGGAAACGTCGCCGACGACTCATACCATAGATACAAG GAAGATGTGGCTATAATGAAGAGCTTAGGTTTTGATGCTTACAGGTTCTCAATATCTTGGTCTAGACTATTGCCAA ATGGTAGCATTAGAGGAGGAATCAATCAACGAGGCATCGATTATTACAATAATCTTATTAATGAGCTCCTACGGAATGGTATGAAAGCTATGATCACATTATTTCACTGGGATCTTCCGCAAGGACTTGAAGATGAATACGGTGGTTTTTTAAGCTCCAAAATTGTAAATGATTTTAGTGATTATGCAGAGCTATGCTTTCGAAATTACGGTGATAGAGTAAAGGAATGGATAACTTTGAATGAGCCATATACTTATGCAGCTGAGGGATACGGTAATGGTGAAAAAGCACCTGGTCGCTGTTCTAGTTTGAATTGCAGTGGTGGTGATTCTAGTACCGAACCTTATCTAGTCACACACCACCAGCTTCTTGCTCATGCTGCCGCTGTTAGACTCTATAAACTCAAATTTCAAGCTTCTCAAAAGGGTGTTATTGGGATTACATTAAACTCTAATTGGATTCTACCTCTTTCCAATTCAACTACTGATTTATTAGCTGCATCCAGAGCTCTTGCTTTCCAGTATGATTGGTTTATGGAACCACTCAATTCTGGTGTATATCCACTAGAAATGCTCAACTATGTGGGAAAAAGAATGCCTATGTTTTCTAAGCAACAATCCTTGATGGTTAAAGGCTCCTTTGATTTTATTGGCCTAAATTATTATACTTCAAAATATGGGATTGATGTTCCTTGCAAGACTAAGGACTTTGGATTCTTCACTGACTCTTGTGTTCTGCTTGCAACTAATAATAAAGATGGGATTCCTATTGGACCACAG ACAGGATCTGATTGGCTTTATGTTTACCCAAAAGGAATTGAACAACTTTTGTTGTATACCAAATCCAAGTTTAACAATCCAACCATATATATAACTGAGAATG TGCTCAATGATAATTTGAGAGTACGCTACTTCAATGACCATCTTTTGTTTGTTCAAAAAGCAATTGC AAAAGGTGTGAATGTAAAAGGATACTTCGCATGGTCACTTCTAGACAACTTCGAATGGAATGATGGTTACTCAGTTCGATTTGGTATGGTGTTCGTAGATTATCAAAACGGATTGAAAAGGCATCTTAAAGACTCTGCCATCTGGTTTAACCAAtttcttctttctcattctg GCAATGCGCTATGGATTGGAAATTAG